In Thermus thermamylovorans, the DNA window CCTCCTGGCCCTGGCCCTCCTCCCCCTCTTCCCCCCGGTGGGGCCCTTCTCCTTCGGGTTCGAGTTCCTCCCCGCCCTCCTCTTCGCCTTCCTCTTCACCGGGCTGGCCGCCCTCCTCCTGGACCGGCTCCTCTACCGCCCCCTGCGCCTCCGGGCGGCCCCGGCGGTGATCCTGGCCATGATGGCCTTCGCCGCCGCCTTCCTGGTGCGCAGCCTCCTCTACCTCCTCTTCGGCCCCGACTTCGCCTTCTACTACACGGGCCGCCCCCGGCCCGCGGTGGACTTCCTGGGGGTGCCGGTGCGGCCCGACCAGTTCTTCATCCTGGGGACGAGCCTCCTTCTGGTCCTCCTCCTCCACCTCCTCCTCACCCGCACCAAGCTGGGCAAGGCCATGCGGGCCACCGCCGATAACCCGGAGCTGGCCCGGGCCTCGGGGATCCCCACGGAGCGGGTGGCCCTATGGACCTGGTTCCTGGCGGGGGGGCTTGCGGGGGTGGCGGGGACGCTTCTGGGCCTGGACGCCCAGCTCCGCCCCGAGATGGGCTGGTTCGTCCTCCTGCCCCTCTTCGCCGCGGTGATCCTCGGGGGGATCGGCAACCCCTATGGGGCCCTGGCGGGGGCGGTGGTGATCGGGGTAGCCCAGCAGGTCTCCTCCAGCTTCCTCAACCCGGCCTACGGGCCCGGGGTGGCCTTCGTCATCCTGATCCTGGCCCTCTTCGTGCGGCCCGAGGGCCTTTTCTCCCGGAGGTGAGGGATGGAGCTCCTCGGCAAGAGCCTCCTCCTGGCCCTGCCCCTGGGCTTTCTCCTCTACCCCCTCCTCCGGGGGCGGCTCCCCCTGGCCTTCCCCCTGGCCCTCCTCCTGGGAGGGCTCCTGGGAGCCCTCCTCCACCTTCTCCTCTCCCCCGGGGTGCTGGCCTACCTGGTCTCCTTCGCGGTCTTCGCCGGGGTCTTCGCCCTCCTCAGCCTGGGGCTCAACGTCCACTGGGGGTACACGGGGCTTTTCAACATCGGGGTGGCGGGCTTCTTCGCCCTGGGGGCCTTCACCTCGGCCCTCTTCACCACCGCCATGCCCCAGGGGATCCTGGCCCTGTACAGCCAGCAGGCCTTCGGCCTGGAGCAGCCCTTTTTGGTGGGGGTCCTGGCGGGGGGGCTGGTGGCCCTCCTCTTCGCCCTCCCCGTGGGCCTCGCCACCTTGCGCCTCCGGGAGGACTACCTGGCCATCGCCACCATCGGCTTCGCCGAGCTGGTGCGCCTGGTCTTCCAGAACGAGCGCTGGCTGGCCAACGGCCCCGAGCCCCTGCGGGGCATCCCCCGGCCCCTTTACTGCCTGGTCCAGGGGCCGGACTGCGACTGGCTGCCGGCTTTCCTCGCCCCCCTCTTCGCCGGGCTGGAGCCCCGGGACTACCCCTACGTCTTCCTCCTCCTCCTCTCCTTGGCCCTGGCCCTGGGCTACCTCCTCCTGGAGCGGGCCCTCCGCTCCCCCTGGGGCCGGGCCCTCCGGGCGGTGCGGGAGGACGAGGCCTCGGCCCAGATGCTGGGGAAGAACACCGCCCTCCTCAAGCTCCAGGCCTTCGCCGTGGGGGCCTTCCTCATGGGGGTGGCGGGGGCCTTCTACGCCCACTACATGGTCTCCATCGACTACAACCACTTCCAGCCCCTCTTCGCCACCTTCCTCATCTGGGTGATGCTCATCCTGGGGGGAAGCGGCAACAACCGGGGGGCCATCCTGGGGGCCTTCGTCATCTGGGGGGTGTGGACGGGGACCGCCTTCCTCACCGACCTCCTAAGCCCCCTCCTCCAGGCCCTAAGCCCCGACCTCCCCGCCCGGGGGCCCTACCTGCGCTACCTCTTCATCGCCCTCCTCTTCATCCTCATCCTCCTCTACCGCCCCCGGGGGCTTCTGGGGGAGGAGAAGGTGGTCTCCGTCCTGGGAAGGCGGGAGTAGCCTAGGGGAGGCGCAGCACCCGGTCGTCCCCCTCCCTGGCCTGGCCGCGGCCGTCCCGGTTGGAGGTGGTCACGTAAAGGGCCCCGTCCGGCCCCACCTGGGCCTCCCTGAGGCGGCCAAAGCCGGTGAGGGCCGTCTCCACCCG includes these proteins:
- a CDS encoding branched-chain amino acid ABC transporter permease: LLALALLPLFPPVGPFSFGFEFLPALLFAFLFTGLAALLLDRLLYRPLRLRAAPAVILAMMAFAAAFLVRSLLYLLFGPDFAFYYTGRPRPAVDFLGVPVRPDQFFILGTSLLLVLLLHLLLTRTKLGKAMRATADNPELARASGIPTERVALWTWFLAGGLAGVAGTLLGLDAQLRPEMGWFVLLPLFAAVILGGIGNPYGALAGAVVIGVAQQVSSSFLNPAYGPGVAFVILILALFVRPEGLFSRR
- a CDS encoding branched-chain amino acid ABC transporter permease, coding for MELLGKSLLLALPLGFLLYPLLRGRLPLAFPLALLLGGLLGALLHLLLSPGVLAYLVSFAVFAGVFALLSLGLNVHWGYTGLFNIGVAGFFALGAFTSALFTTAMPQGILALYSQQAFGLEQPFLVGVLAGGLVALLFALPVGLATLRLREDYLAIATIGFAELVRLVFQNERWLANGPEPLRGIPRPLYCLVQGPDCDWLPAFLAPLFAGLEPRDYPYVFLLLLSLALALGYLLLERALRSPWGRALRAVREDEASAQMLGKNTALLKLQAFAVGAFLMGVAGAFYAHYMVSIDYNHFQPLFATFLIWVMLILGGSGNNRGAILGAFVIWGVWTGTAFLTDLLSPLLQALSPDLPARGPYLRYLFIALLFILILLYRPRGLLGEEKVVSVLGRRE